From the genome of Vicia villosa cultivar HV-30 ecotype Madison, WI linkage group LG2, Vvil1.0, whole genome shotgun sequence, one region includes:
- the LOC131654025 gene encoding metal transporter Nramp1-like, with product MAVPGSSCSGQPQFISSTGNQSLSNAPLIDTTDTDQIIVPDRTSWKNLFAYMGPGFLVSIAYIDPGNFETDLQSGAQFKYELLWIILVASCAALVIQSMAANLGVVTGKHLAEHCRAEYSRVSNFILWVIAEIAIVACDIPEVIGTAFALNMLFNIPVWIGVLLTGLSTLMLLALQQYGVRKLEFLIAFLVFTIAACFWAELGYAKPDAKEVVKGLFVPQLKGNGATGLAISLLGAMVMPHNLFLHSALVLSRKIPRSVRGIKEACRFYMIESAFALMVAFLINVSVISVSGAVCNSSNLNEEDQMNCRDLDLNKASFLLRNVLGKWSSKLFGVALLASGQSSTITGTYAGQYVMQGFLDLRLTPWIRNMLTRCLAIVPSLIVAVIGGSAGAGKLIIIASMILSFELPFALVPLLKFTSSKTKMGAHVNSTMISAITWIIGSLIMIINIYYLITGFIKLLLHSEIEIVAKVFLGMLGFSGMAVYLAGIAYLVLRKNKEGTHLLALTAPENQQMTNEQVNGSSLPREDIVNMQLPQRSSPEDLD from the exons ATGGCTGTCCCAGGTTCTTCTTGTTCTGGGCAGCCACAGTTCATTTCCAGCACCGGAAACCAAAGCCTTTCCAATGCTCCCCTTATTGACACAACAGATACTGATCAAATTATTGTTCCTGAT AGAACAAGCTGGAAAAATTTATTTGCATACATGGGACCTGGGTTTCTTGTTTCCATTGCTTATATAGACCCAGGAAATT TTGAGACGGATCTACAATCTGGGGCACAATTTAAGTATGAG TTACTTTGGATCATATTGGTGGCATCATGTGCTGCTCTTGTAATTCAATCGATGGCTGCGAATCTTGGGGTGGTCACTG GAAAGCACTTAGCAGAGCATTGTAGAGCTGAATATTCCCGTGTGTCTAACTTTATTCTTTGGGTTATAGCTGAAATTGCCATAGTGGCCTGTGACATCCCCGAAG TGATTGGGACAGCCTTTGCATTAAATATGCTCTTCAATATACCTGTTTGGATTGGTGTCCTACTGACCGGACTCAGCACATTGATGCTCTTAGCATTACAGCAATATGGG GTTAGGAAACTTGAATTCTTGATTGCATTTCTTGTGTTTACAATTGCTGCCTGTTTTTGGGCTGAGCTTGGATATGCAAAGCCTGATGCTAAAGAAGTTGTGAAGGGTCTTTTTGTGCCACAACTAAAAGGGAACGGAGCTACTGGTCTTGCAATTTCACTTCTCGGTGCTATGGTTATGCC CCACAATCTCTTCCTGCACTCGGCATTGGTACTTTCTAGGAAAATACCTCGATCAGTTCGTGGAATCAAA GAGGCTTGCAGATTTTACATGATAGAAAGTGCCTTTGCTCTTATGGTGGCCTTCCTCATAAATGTTTCTGTCATTTCTGTAAGTGGTGCCGTTTGCAATTCTTCAAATTTGAATGAAGAAGATCAGATGAACTGTCGGGATTTGGATCTAAACAAAGCTTCCTTCCTACTTAGA AATGTCTTAGGGAAATGGAGTTCAAAACTGTTCGGAGTTGCTTTGCTTGCTTCAGGTCAAAGTTCTACAATAACAGGAACTTATGCAGGGCAGTATGTCATGCAG GGATTTCTTGATTTACGATTAACACCATGGATCCGGAATATGTTAACCCGTTGCTTAGCCATAGTTCCTAGTTTGATTGTTGCAGTCATTGGCGGCTCTGCTGgggctgggaagctcatcataaTTGCATCT ATGATTTTATCATTTGAGCTTCCCTTTGCTTTGGTTCCACTCCTCAAGTTCACAAGTAGCAAAACCAAGATGGGGGCACATGTTAACTCTACCATG ATTTCGGCCATTACTTGGATAATCGGTTCCCttattatgattattaatatATACTACTTAATAACTGGTTTCATCAAGCTGCTTCTTCATAGTGAGATAGAAATCGTGGCCAAGGTGTTTCTTGGGATGTTAGGATTTTCAGGCATGGCAGTATATTTGGCTGGTATAGCTTATCTCGTACTTCGCAAAAATAAAGAGGGTACACACCTTTTGGCTCTAACAGCACCTGAAAATCAGCAAATGACAAATGAACAAGTAAATGGATCAAGTCTTCCAAGAGAAGACATAGTAAACATGCAATTGCCTCAGAGAAGTAGTCCTGAAGACCTTGACTAA
- the LOC131651418 gene encoding aspartic proteinase CDR1-like — protein MNREFSPTKKKFESSLFYDFKGLYFMSYLVGTPPFKVYGYFDTGSNFIWLQCKSDIICYNQSSSIFNPSKSSSYQNIPCFSKACKSVDSVESTYCSDDGDACEYKIEYGDGTKSIGDVSVETLTLNSTAGSIVSFPKIMIGCGRNNNQSENKGLSYGIIGFGKGPTSFIKQLDSVIDGKFSHCLIDNVYYQNSNLSSKLNFGDAAIVSGDHVVSSPMIKMIGNGQKDYYYLNLKAFSVDNKRIKYRGFKNKGVNASTHSILLDSGSTLTILPRHFYHRLESAVKKIVKLERFQDDTGDYKLCYKTTSQQSNFPVLTAHFSGADIKLDSNGVFFSISERVKCFAFYPSKYDIGLFGQKALINYWVGYDLKKNIISFKPTDCSKV, from the coding sequence ATGAATAGAGAATTTTCTCCTACTAAAAAGAAATTTGAGTCATCTTTATTCTATGATTTTAAAGGTTTATATTTTATGAGTTATTTGGTTGGTACCCCACCATTTAAGGTCTATGGTTATTTTGATACAGGTAGTAATTTTATTTGGCTTCAATGCAAGTCGGATATTATATGTTACAACCAAAGCTCTTCTATTTTCAATCCTTCAAAATCTTCAAGTTACCAAAATATTCCATGCTTTTCTAAAGCATGCAAATCTGTAGATTCTGTGGAATCCACTTATTGTTCGGATGATGGAGATGCTTGTGAATATAAAATTGAATATGGTGATGGTACAAAGTCTATAGGAGATGTTAGTGTGGAGACTCTTACATTGAATTCCACCGCCGGTTCTATAGTCTCATTTCCTAAAATTATGATAGGATGTGGACGCAATAATAATCAATCGGAGAATAAAGGTCTAAGTTATGGTATAATTGGTTTTGGAAAGGGGCCTACGTCATTTATAAAGCAATTAGACTCTGTAATTGATGGTAAGTTCTCACATTGTTTAATTGACAATGTGTATTATCAAAATTCTAATTTATCTAGCAAACTAAACTTTGGAGATGCTGCAATAGTGTCAGGCGATCATGTTGTTTCAAGTCCTATGATCAAAATGATAGGAAACGGCCAAAAAgactattattatttaaatttgaaagcaTTTAGTGTGGACAACAAAAGAATAAAGTATAGAGGATTTAAAAATAAAGGAGTAAATGCCTCTACACATAGTATACTACTTGACTCTGGCTCAACTCTAACTATTTTACCACGTCATTTTTATCATAGATTGGAATCCGCagttaaaaaaattgttaaattaGAACGATTTCAAGATGATACTGGTGACTATAAACTTTGTTATAAGACTACATCCCAACAATCAAATTTTCCTGTACTTACTGCACATTTTAGTGGCGCAGATATTAAGCTAGATTCCAATGGAGTATTTTTTTCTATATCTGAGAGGGTTAAATGTTTCGCTTTTTACCCAAGTAAATATGATATAGGACTCTTTGGGCAAAAGGCACTTATAAACTATTGGGTTGGATACGAtctcaaaaaaaatattatctcattcaaaccTACCGATTGTTCTAAGGTTTGA